A stretch of Enterobacter cloacae complex sp. ECNIH7 DNA encodes these proteins:
- a CDS encoding sugar ABC transporter ATP-binding protein, giving the protein MVSSRLEMRGISLAFSGFQALSRVDFTLTGGSVHALTGANGAGKSTLMAVLCGTHDHYEGEISINNQPVSIREPLDAKRLGIHLVQQEVDVALIPGLSIAENIMLDQLAQPGHRFSWRAIRQQARQALAQLDVTLDVRRSIDGCSLAEKQQILLARALSHHCRFLILDEPTAPLDAHESERLFGVVRRLKQQGIGVVFISHRIHELKAICDTLTVLRDGKLIESGPMADLSGEAIVEKMLGHVLSDIYPPARPPHGEETLLRVEGLHDDALLKDISLHLRKGEILGIAGLAGAGKTELCKALFGATKSRVARGELNHQSWQPCDPADSVLRGLALVPEERRKEGIFIDEPVSMNLAVCADNSFSRWSLFGHRQAWRWAEEVIARVGVRARGPGQVLRRLSGGNQQKVAIGKWLRNDASVLIFDEPTKGVDVKAKTDLFQLIDGLAREGKGVIYASGEFAELVGLCDRICVLWDGRIVAEIAGAEAREETLLYYSTGGTAS; this is encoded by the coding sequence ATGGTTTCCAGTCGCCTTGAGATGCGCGGTATCAGCCTGGCCTTTTCCGGCTTTCAGGCGCTGTCGCGCGTGGACTTTACCTTAACCGGCGGATCCGTACACGCCCTGACCGGCGCCAACGGCGCGGGGAAATCGACGCTGATGGCGGTGCTGTGCGGCACGCACGACCACTATGAGGGCGAGATCAGCATCAACAACCAGCCGGTGAGCATCCGCGAACCGCTTGACGCCAAACGGCTGGGGATCCACCTCGTTCAGCAGGAGGTGGACGTGGCGCTGATCCCGGGGTTAAGCATTGCCGAAAACATCATGCTCGACCAGCTGGCGCAGCCAGGGCATCGCTTCAGCTGGCGCGCGATCCGCCAGCAGGCGAGACAGGCGCTGGCGCAGCTCGACGTGACGCTGGACGTTCGCCGTTCCATCGACGGCTGTTCGCTGGCCGAAAAGCAGCAGATTTTGCTGGCGCGGGCGCTGTCCCACCACTGCCGTTTTTTGATTCTTGATGAGCCCACCGCGCCGCTGGACGCGCATGAGAGCGAGCGCCTGTTTGGGGTGGTGAGACGCTTAAAGCAGCAGGGCATCGGCGTGGTGTTTATCTCTCACCGCATTCACGAGCTGAAGGCCATCTGCGACACCCTGACGGTGTTGCGCGACGGCAAGCTGATCGAGTCCGGCCCGATGGCCGATCTTAGCGGCGAAGCGATCGTCGAGAAGATGCTCGGCCACGTGCTGAGCGATATCTATCCGCCCGCGAGGCCGCCGCACGGCGAAGAGACGCTGCTGCGGGTGGAAGGTCTGCATGACGACGCGCTGCTGAAAGATATCTCCCTGCACCTGCGCAAAGGCGAAATTCTCGGGATTGCCGGGCTGGCGGGCGCGGGAAAAACTGAACTCTGCAAGGCGCTGTTTGGCGCCACCAAAAGCCGCGTGGCGCGCGGTGAGCTGAATCATCAATCCTGGCAGCCGTGCGACCCGGCCGACTCCGTGCTGCGCGGTCTGGCGCTGGTGCCGGAGGAGCGGCGCAAAGAGGGCATTTTTATCGACGAACCGGTGAGCATGAACCTTGCCGTGTGCGCAGATAACAGCTTTTCGCGCTGGAGCCTTTTTGGCCATCGTCAGGCGTGGCGCTGGGCGGAAGAGGTGATAGCCCGCGTCGGCGTGCGCGCGCGTGGGCCGGGGCAGGTGCTGCGCCGTCTCTCCGGCGGCAACCAGCAGAAGGTTGCCATCGGTAAATGGCTGCGCAATGACGCCAGCGTGCTGATATTCGACGAGCCGACCAAAGGCGTGGACGTGAAGGCCAAAACCGATCTGTTCCAGCTGATTGACGGCCTGGCGCGCGAGGGCAAAGGGGTAATTTACGCTTCGGGCGAATTTGCCGAACTGGTCGGGCTGTGCGACCGCATCTGCGTGCTGTGGGACGGGCGCATCGTGGCGGAAATCGCCGGGGCCGAGGCCCGCGAAGAGACACTACTTTATTATTCAACCGGAGGAACGGCGTCGTGA
- a CDS encoding oxidoreductase: MSNTDIRVVPGPANYFSHPGSLARLDNFFTPEQLSRAVWIYGERAIEGARPFLPESFNAPGAKRLLFKGHCSERDVTHLVNESGSDASVVIGVGGGAVMDTVKAVARRLGVTFVGIPTIAATCAAWTPLSVWYNDAGQALHFEIFDDANFLVLVEPQIVLNAPAEYLLAGIGDTLAKWYEAVVLAPEPENLPLTVRLGINGALAIRDVLLTRSEEALADQQRGEQTQAFRDVVDAIIAGGGMVGGLGERYTRVAAAHAVHNGLTVLPQTEKYLHGTKVAYGILVQSALLGQDDVLAQLVAAYQRFNLPTTLCELDVDINNRDELDRVIAHTLRPVESIHYLPVTLTPDVLRAAFEKVESFSR, translated from the coding sequence ATGAGCAACACCGATATCCGCGTCGTGCCTGGCCCGGCGAACTACTTCTCTCATCCAGGAAGCCTTGCGCGGCTGGATAACTTCTTTACCCCGGAACAGCTTTCCCGCGCGGTGTGGATTTACGGCGAGCGCGCTATCGAAGGCGCGCGCCCTTTCCTGCCGGAGAGCTTTAACGCGCCAGGGGCGAAACGCCTGCTGTTTAAAGGCCACTGCAGCGAGCGCGACGTCACCCATCTGGTGAATGAATCCGGCAGCGATGCCAGCGTGGTGATTGGCGTCGGCGGCGGCGCGGTGATGGATACCGTCAAGGCCGTGGCGCGCCGCTTAGGGGTGACGTTCGTGGGCATCCCCACCATTGCCGCCACCTGCGCGGCGTGGACCCCGCTCTCCGTCTGGTACAACGATGCCGGTCAGGCGCTGCATTTTGAGATCTTCGACGACGCCAACTTCCTGGTGCTGGTGGAGCCGCAGATCGTCCTTAACGCCCCGGCGGAGTATCTGCTGGCGGGCATCGGCGATACGCTGGCGAAGTGGTACGAAGCGGTGGTATTGGCACCTGAGCCGGAGAACCTGCCGCTGACCGTGCGGCTGGGCATCAACGGCGCGCTGGCGATCCGCGACGTGCTGCTGACGCGCAGCGAAGAGGCGCTGGCCGACCAGCAGCGCGGCGAACAGACGCAGGCGTTTCGGGACGTGGTCGATGCAATCATCGCCGGCGGCGGAATGGTTGGCGGCCTGGGCGAGCGCTATACCCGCGTGGCGGCGGCGCATGCGGTACACAACGGCTTAACCGTGCTGCCGCAGACGGAAAAATACCTGCACGGCACCAAGGTAGCCTACGGGATTCTGGTGCAGAGCGCCCTGCTCGGCCAGGACGACGTGCTGGCGCAACTGGTCGCGGCGTACCAGCGTTTTAACCTGCCGACCACGCTGTGCGAGCTGGACGTCGACATCAATAACCGCGACGAGCTGGATCGGGTCATCGCCCACACCCTGCGCCCGGTGGAGTCGATTCACTATTTACCTGTTACGTTAACGCCTGACGTTCTGCGCGCCGCGTTTGAGAAAGTGGAATCCTTCAGCCGTTAA
- a CDS encoding LVIVD repeat-containing protein — MSQLPPPEYSRNMRLIGHSDQGGRPDGVQLMVHRGFAWIGHMVSQGFSIVDVRDPKNPKAAGYVPAPPGTWNVHLQAHDDLLLVINARDLFADARFADEKVYYTRQVGETVSDVQDKGWSAGLRVFDISKPDRPREIGFLSLSGIGIHRIWYVGGRWAYVSALIDGFTDYIFLTIDLADPRKPEVAGRWWLPGMNQAEGEKPNWPEGKRYALHHAIIAGDTAYGSWRDGGLTLLDVKDRTRPKLISHRNWSPPFGGGTHTALPLPDRDLLVVLDEAVLDNQEDGEKLIWLFDIREPSNPVSISTFPQPDETDYVAKGAHFGPHNLHENRPGSFVSSTLIFATYQNAGVRAYDISNPYRPVETGALVPAAPERMMDTRPNRPQVIQSCDVFVDAQGIIYSTDYNGGLSVIEYLG; from the coding sequence GTGTCTCAACTACCCCCACCCGAATACAGCCGCAATATGCGGCTGATTGGCCATAGCGATCAGGGCGGTCGTCCGGACGGCGTACAGCTGATGGTGCATCGCGGTTTCGCCTGGATCGGCCATATGGTGTCGCAGGGCTTTTCGATTGTCGACGTGCGCGACCCGAAGAACCCGAAAGCGGCGGGCTACGTGCCCGCGCCGCCCGGCACCTGGAACGTGCACCTGCAGGCGCATGACGATCTCCTGCTGGTCATCAACGCGCGGGATCTTTTTGCCGATGCGCGTTTTGCCGATGAGAAGGTCTACTACACCCGCCAGGTAGGGGAGACCGTCAGCGACGTGCAGGACAAAGGCTGGAGCGCCGGGCTGCGCGTATTTGATATCTCCAAGCCCGACAGGCCGCGCGAAATCGGCTTTCTGTCGCTGAGCGGCATCGGCATTCACCGCATCTGGTACGTCGGCGGACGCTGGGCCTACGTTTCAGCACTCATTGACGGCTTTACCGACTACATCTTTCTGACCATCGACCTGGCGGACCCGCGCAAGCCTGAAGTGGCGGGGCGCTGGTGGCTGCCGGGGATGAACCAGGCGGAAGGGGAGAAGCCGAACTGGCCGGAAGGGAAACGCTACGCGCTGCACCACGCGATTATCGCGGGCGATACCGCCTACGGCAGCTGGCGCGACGGCGGCCTGACGCTGCTGGACGTGAAGGACCGCACCCGGCCGAAGCTGATTAGCCACCGCAACTGGAGCCCGCCGTTTGGCGGCGGAACGCACACCGCGCTGCCGCTGCCGGACCGCGATTTGCTGGTGGTGCTGGACGAAGCGGTGCTGGATAACCAGGAGGACGGCGAAAAGCTGATCTGGCTGTTTGATATCCGCGAGCCGTCGAACCCGGTCAGCATCTCGACCTTCCCGCAGCCGGATGAAACCGACTATGTGGCGAAAGGTGCGCATTTCGGGCCGCATAACCTGCACGAGAACCGGCCGGGGAGCTTCGTCAGCTCGACGCTGATTTTTGCGACGTATCAGAACGCGGGCGTGCGCGCGTATGACATTTCCAATCCGTATCGACCGGTGGAAACGGGGGCGCTGGTGCCCGCCGCGCCGGAGAGAATGATGGACACGCGGCCGAATCGCCCGCAGGTAATCCAGTCGTGCGACGTGTTTGTGGATGCGCAGGGGATTATTTACAGCACGGATTATAACGGCGGACTGTCGGTGATTGAGTATCTGGGATGA
- the cstA gene encoding pyruvate/proton symporter CstA has translation MNNSGKYLIWAGLSVVGAFALGYIALNRGEQINALWIVVASVCIYLIAYRFYGRYIAKNVLAVDATRMTPAVRHNDGLDYVPTDKKVLFGHHFAAIAGAGPLVGPVLAAQMGYLPGMIWILAGVVLAGAVQDFMVLFVSTRRDGRSLGELVKEEMGATAGVIALVATFMIMVIILAVLAMIVVKALTHSPWGTYTVAFTIPLALFMGIYIRYLRPGRIGEVSVIGLVFLVFAIISGGWVAESPTWAPFFDFTGVQLTWMLVGYGFVAAVLPVWLLLAPRDYLSTFLKIGTIVGLAIGILIMRPTLTMPALTKFIDGTGPVWTGNLFPFLFITIACGAVSGFHALIASGTTPKMLANENQACLIGYGGMLMESFVAIMALVSACIIDPGVYFAMNSPMAVLAPAGTVDVVASAAQVVSGWGFAITPDTLTSIASEVGEQSIISRAGGAPTLAVGMAYILHGALGGLMDVSFWYHFAILFEALFILTAVDAGTRAARFMLQDLLGVISPNLKRTDSLPANLLATALCVLAWGYFLHQGVVDPLGGINTLWPLFGIANQMLAGMALMLCAVVLFKMKRQRYAWVALVPTAWLLICTLTAGWQKAFSPDNKVGFLAIANKFQAMIDSGKIPAQYTESQLSQLVFNNRLDAGLTIFFMVVVVVLALYSLKTALAALKNDKPTAKETPYEPMPENLEEIVTQAKGAH, from the coding sequence ATGAACAACTCAGGGAAATACCTTATATGGGCAGGGCTCTCCGTTGTGGGAGCCTTTGCCCTGGGCTATATCGCCCTCAACCGGGGGGAACAGATCAATGCGCTCTGGATCGTCGTCGCCTCCGTCTGCATTTATCTGATCGCGTACCGTTTTTATGGCCGCTATATCGCCAAGAACGTTCTGGCCGTTGACGCTACGCGCATGACGCCTGCCGTCCGCCATAACGACGGGCTGGACTACGTGCCGACCGACAAAAAAGTGCTGTTCGGTCACCATTTTGCGGCGATTGCCGGAGCGGGCCCGCTGGTAGGGCCGGTGCTGGCGGCGCAGATGGGCTACCTGCCGGGTATGATCTGGATCCTCGCGGGCGTGGTGCTGGCGGGCGCGGTGCAGGACTTTATGGTGCTGTTCGTCTCCACCCGCCGCGACGGGCGTTCGCTGGGTGAGCTGGTGAAAGAGGAGATGGGGGCAACCGCCGGGGTAATTGCGCTGGTGGCGACCTTTATGATCATGGTGATCATCCTCGCGGTGCTGGCGATGATCGTGGTGAAAGCGCTGACCCACAGCCCGTGGGGGACCTATACCGTTGCCTTCACCATTCCGCTGGCGCTGTTTATGGGGATCTATATTCGCTACCTGCGCCCGGGCCGCATTGGTGAGGTGTCGGTAATTGGCCTGGTATTCCTGGTGTTCGCCATTATCTCCGGCGGCTGGGTGGCGGAAAGCCCGACCTGGGCGCCGTTCTTCGACTTTACCGGCGTCCAGCTGACCTGGATGCTGGTGGGCTATGGCTTTGTGGCGGCGGTGCTGCCGGTATGGCTGCTGCTGGCTCCGCGTGACTATCTCTCTACGTTCCTGAAAATCGGCACCATCGTCGGGCTGGCGATCGGCATTCTGATTATGCGTCCGACCCTGACCATGCCTGCGTTAACCAAATTCATTGACGGTACCGGCCCGGTCTGGACCGGTAACCTCTTCCCGTTCCTGTTTATCACCATCGCCTGCGGCGCGGTGTCGGGCTTCCACGCGCTGATCGCTTCCGGCACCACGCCGAAGATGCTGGCGAATGAAAATCAGGCCTGCCTGATCGGCTACGGCGGCATGCTGATGGAATCCTTTGTCGCCATCATGGCGCTGGTCTCTGCCTGCATCATCGACCCGGGCGTGTATTTCGCGATGAACAGCCCGATGGCGGTACTGGCACCGGCTGGTACCGTTGACGTGGTGGCGTCCGCCGCGCAGGTAGTGAGCGGCTGGGGCTTTGCGATTACCCCTGATACGTTGACGAGCATCGCCAGTGAAGTGGGCGAGCAGTCGATTATCTCCCGTGCGGGCGGGGCGCCGACGCTGGCGGTCGGCATGGCGTATATTCTTCACGGCGCGCTGGGCGGGCTGATGGACGTGTCGTTCTGGTATCACTTCGCCATCCTGTTCGAGGCGCTGTTTATCCTGACGGCGGTAGATGCGGGTACCCGTGCGGCGCGCTTTATGCTGCAGGACCTGCTGGGGGTGATCTCCCCGAACCTGAAGCGTACCGATTCGCTCCCGGCTAACCTGCTGGCGACGGCGCTGTGCGTGCTGGCGTGGGGATACTTCCTGCACCAGGGCGTGGTCGATCCGCTGGGCGGGATTAACACCCTGTGGCCGCTGTTTGGTATCGCCAACCAGATGCTGGCGGGCATGGCGCTGATGCTCTGCGCGGTGGTGCTGTTCAAGATGAAGCGCCAGCGTTACGCGTGGGTGGCACTGGTGCCAACCGCGTGGCTGCTGATCTGTACCCTGACGGCGGGCTGGCAGAAGGCCTTCAGCCCGGACAATAAGGTGGGCTTCCTGGCGATCGCCAACAAGTTCCAGGCGATGATCGACAGCGGTAAGATCCCGGCGCAGTACACCGAGTCCCAGCTGTCTCAGCTGGTGTTTAACAATCGTCTGGACGCCGGGCTGACCATCTTCTTTATGGTGGTGGTCGTGGTGCTGGCGTTGTATTCTCTGAAAACCGCGCTGGCGGCGTTGAAAAACGATAAGCCAACGGCGAAAGAGACGCCGTACGAGCCGATGCCTGAAAACCTGGAAGAGATTGTGACCCAGGCGAAAGGGGCGCACTAA
- a CDS encoding YbdD/YjiX family protein gives MFDTLSKAGKYLGQAAKMMIGVPDYDNYVEHMRVNHPDQTPMTYEEFFRDRQDARYGGKGGAKCC, from the coding sequence ATGTTCGACACCCTTTCCAAAGCAGGTAAGTACCTGGGCCAGGCCGCCAAAATGATGATTGGCGTGCCGGACTACGACAATTACGTCGAGCATATGCGCGTTAACCATCCGGACCAGACGCCCATGACCTACGAAGAATTTTTCCGCGACCGCCAGGATGCCCGCTACGGCGGCAAGGGCGGGGCGAAGTGCTGTTAA
- a CDS encoding type II toxin-antitoxin system RelE family toxin, with protein sequence MKIVWSNGAKKAFSRIDERYQRRIEVKLPELDDSSAPRPDIKKISTAENHFRLRVGDYRIVYTLRDAPDDHCYVLAVKRRTSTTYLHEESANYGCTANQGR encoded by the coding sequence ATGAAGATTGTCTGGTCAAATGGTGCAAAAAAGGCATTTTCCAGAATTGACGAGCGATATCAGCGTCGAATTGAGGTAAAGCTCCCCGAGCTGGATGACAGCTCGGCTCCCCGGCCCGATATCAAAAAAATATCGACGGCAGAAAATCATTTCCGGCTTCGCGTAGGCGATTACCGCATCGTCTATACGCTTCGGGACGCTCCCGATGACCATTGTTATGTTTTGGCCGTCAAGCGCAGAACTTCAACGACTTACCTGCATGAGGAGAGTGCCAACTATGGCTGTACAGCTAATCAAGGACGATAA
- a CDS encoding sugar ABC transporter substrate-binding protein — protein sequence MKKIALSLVALGLLTALPGFAATPAPLPAAIANHDGPIRIAVIRNLGSDDNTTQFIAGAIQEGKKLGFKVSTFLSNGDDAKFQDFVNQAISQKYDGIILSQGRDPYSTALVKKAVDAGIKVSVFDTAVNGEIPGVTVTQQDDASLTNLSFGQLAKDFNGKANIVKLWVAGFPPMERRQAAYKELQKQYPDIKELESIGAVSSDVQGDTANKVGAILAKYPKGKIDAIWGTWDAFSQGAYKALKENGRTEIKLYSIDISNQDLQLMREPGSAWKVSVAVDPKLIGATNVRLVANKIAGEATPATYDFKAAAIPQALLTAQPGPVNVASLGKIIPGWGQTEDFIAPWFATLEAKNK from the coding sequence ATGAAAAAGATTGCACTCTCTTTGGTGGCACTTGGGTTGCTCACTGCTCTGCCAGGCTTCGCGGCTACGCCCGCGCCGCTTCCGGCTGCCATTGCGAACCATGACGGCCCGATCCGCATCGCGGTGATCCGTAACCTCGGCTCAGACGACAACACCACGCAGTTTATTGCCGGGGCAATTCAGGAAGGGAAAAAGCTCGGCTTTAAGGTCAGCACCTTTTTAAGCAACGGGGACGACGCCAAATTCCAGGACTTCGTGAACCAGGCCATCAGCCAGAAATATGACGGGATTATTCTCTCTCAGGGGCGCGATCCGTACTCCACCGCGCTGGTAAAGAAAGCGGTGGATGCCGGGATCAAAGTTTCAGTCTTTGATACGGCGGTTAACGGCGAGATCCCGGGCGTAACCGTCACCCAGCAGGACGATGCCTCCCTGACGAACCTCTCCTTCGGCCAGCTGGCGAAAGATTTCAACGGCAAGGCCAATATCGTCAAGCTGTGGGTGGCGGGCTTCCCGCCGATGGAGCGTCGTCAGGCGGCCTATAAAGAGCTGCAAAAGCAGTATCCGGACATCAAAGAGCTGGAGTCTATCGGCGCCGTTTCCTCTGACGTGCAGGGCGATACCGCCAACAAGGTGGGTGCAATCCTCGCGAAATATCCGAAAGGCAAAATCGACGCCATCTGGGGCACGTGGGACGCCTTCAGCCAGGGCGCGTATAAGGCGCTGAAAGAGAACGGCCGCACCGAAATCAAGCTCTACAGCATCGACATCTCCAACCAGGACCTGCAGCTGATGCGCGAGCCGGGCAGCGCGTGGAAGGTGAGCGTGGCGGTGGATCCGAAGCTGATTGGCGCGACTAACGTGCGTCTGGTGGCGAACAAGATTGCCGGGGAAGCCACGCCTGCGACCTACGATTTCAAAGCGGCGGCCATTCCTCAGGCGCTGCTGACCGCCCAGCCGGGCCCGGTGAACGTGGCGTCGCTGGGGAAAATCATTCCGGGCTGGGGCCAGACGGAAGATTTTATCGCGCCATGGTTTGCGACGCTGGAAGCGAAGAATAAATAA
- a CDS encoding helix-turn-helix domain-containing protein: MAVQLIKDDNGKTQYVVIPYHEYFRMLLQMAEIDDETDDDLEDIEVEHDNLDDVELPGEVCSIMTWQNVSLQAAWRILRGMSQQEVAEKLGITQSAVSQLEALDSRPQKRTREKLAAIYGCKQEQISLYLPKEG; this comes from the coding sequence ATGGCTGTACAGCTAATCAAGGACGATAATGGGAAAACGCAGTACGTCGTTATTCCCTATCACGAATATTTTCGTATGCTCTTACAGATGGCAGAAATTGACGACGAAACCGATGACGATCTGGAGGATATTGAAGTCGAACACGATAATCTGGATGACGTGGAATTGCCGGGAGAAGTATGCAGCATCATGACCTGGCAGAACGTCAGCCTGCAGGCCGCGTGGCGTATCCTGCGCGGCATGTCCCAGCAGGAGGTGGCGGAAAAACTCGGCATCACCCAGTCCGCCGTGTCGCAGCTGGAAGCGCTCGACTCCCGTCCGCAAAAGCGCACCCGTGAAAAGCTGGCGGCGATCTACGGCTGCAAGCAGGAACAGATCAGCCTCTATTTACCGAAAGAGGGTTAA
- a CDS encoding ABC transporter permease: MSKALSVNAAASGRQQIFDFLYRWGMLLTVVALVAVFGLASDSFLDPNNIINILRSIAIVTVIAIGVSISLTIGGFDLSVGSTASLANALVVSLFVWHGLGTTESILITLALCTLVGLFNAFLIVILRIPDMLATLASLFVIQGVAMTYSYGGSITENMVLPSGDMAEGTIPAAFSLLGQVPTIVIVMLVVTVLAQLGLSLTTHGRRMYAIGGNPEAARLSGIRTTRYKVAAYVIASLLAGLGGILLASRIGSSQVNAGGGYLMDAVAAAWIGFSLAGSGKPNALGTLVGAVILGVLSNGLVMLSVPYYAMDIIKGLVLAVALAITYIQKR; encoded by the coding sequence GTGAGCAAGGCCCTTTCAGTGAACGCGGCGGCGTCTGGCCGCCAGCAGATTTTCGATTTTCTCTACAGGTGGGGCATGCTGTTGACCGTCGTCGCGCTGGTGGCCGTCTTTGGCCTGGCGTCGGACAGCTTCCTCGATCCGAACAACATCATCAACATTCTGCGCTCAATTGCCATCGTGACGGTGATTGCCATTGGCGTGTCGATCTCGTTGACCATCGGCGGGTTCGATCTCTCCGTCGGATCCACCGCCTCGCTGGCGAACGCGCTGGTGGTTTCACTTTTCGTCTGGCACGGCTTGGGTACCACCGAGTCGATTCTGATCACCCTCGCGCTCTGCACCCTGGTGGGGCTGTTTAACGCTTTTCTGATCGTCATCCTGCGTATTCCGGACATGCTCGCGACGCTTGCCAGCCTGTTCGTCATTCAGGGCGTGGCGATGACCTACAGCTACGGCGGGTCGATTACCGAGAATATGGTGCTGCCGAGCGGCGACATGGCGGAAGGGACCATTCCGGCGGCGTTCAGCCTGCTGGGGCAGGTGCCGACCATCGTGATCGTCATGCTGGTGGTGACCGTTCTGGCGCAGCTGGGCCTCTCGTTGACCACGCACGGGCGCCGGATGTACGCCATCGGCGGCAACCCCGAAGCCGCGCGTCTCTCCGGCATTCGTACCACGCGCTACAAGGTGGCGGCCTACGTGATTGCCTCTCTGCTGGCGGGACTGGGCGGGATTTTGCTGGCTTCGCGCATCGGTTCGTCGCAGGTAAATGCGGGCGGCGGATACCTGATGGATGCGGTGGCGGCGGCGTGGATTGGCTTCTCCCTGGCAGGCTCCGGCAAGCCGAACGCGCTGGGAACCCTGGTCGGAGCGGTCATTCTCGGCGTGCTGTCGAACGGGCTGGTGATGCTATCCGTGCCGTACTACGCCATGGACATTATAAAAGGGCTGGTGCTCGCAGTAGCGCTGGCGATTACCTACATACAAAAACGCTGA
- a CDS encoding SDR family NAD(P)-dependent oxidoreductase: MQIDLTGKKALVTGASRGLGRAIALSLARAGADVIITYEKSADKAQAVADEIKALGRHSEAVQADSASAQAIQDAVTHAARSLGGLDILVNNAGIARGGPLESMTLADIDALINVNIRGVVIAIQEALVHMSDGGRIINIGSCLANRVAQPGIAVYSMTKSALNSLTRGLARDLGPRGITVNLVHPGPTNSDMNPEDGEQADSQRQLIALGHYGQPEDVAAAVTFLASPAAGQISGTGLDVDGGLNA; the protein is encoded by the coding sequence ATGCAGATCGATTTAACAGGTAAAAAGGCGCTGGTTACCGGTGCCAGCCGCGGGCTGGGTCGTGCGATTGCCCTGTCGCTGGCGCGCGCCGGTGCGGATGTGATTATTACGTATGAAAAATCTGCCGATAAAGCCCAGGCGGTCGCCGATGAGATTAAGGCGCTGGGGCGCCACAGCGAAGCCGTGCAGGCCGACAGCGCCAGCGCGCAGGCGATTCAGGATGCCGTCACCCATGCGGCGCGTTCTCTTGGCGGGCTGGACATTCTGGTCAACAACGCCGGGATCGCGCGCGGCGGCCCGCTGGAGTCCATGACGCTGGCGGACATTGACGCCCTTATCAACGTCAATATTCGCGGCGTGGTGATCGCCATTCAGGAAGCGCTGGTGCACATGTCCGACGGCGGGCGCATTATCAATATCGGAAGCTGTCTGGCAAACCGCGTGGCGCAGCCGGGCATTGCCGTTTACTCGATGACCAAATCGGCGCTGAATTCCCTCACCCGCGGGCTGGCTCGTGATTTAGGGCCGCGCGGTATTACCGTTAACCTGGTGCACCCCGGCCCCACCAACAGCGATATGAACCCGGAAGACGGGGAACAGGCTGACTCTCAGCGTCAGCTTATTGCTTTGGGTCATTACGGTCAGCCGGAAGACGTCGCGGCGGCGGTCACGTTTCTTGCCAGCCCGGCGGCCGGGCAGATCTCCGGTACCGGCCTGGACGTGGACGGCGGTTTGAACGCCTGA